TGACTACTTCAATCGATTGGTTGCTTTAACTAACCTTTGGGAAACTCGTCACAAAACAATTTAGCTTTATCCAAACTTAGTCTATCAATTGTCGTCTTTTATTATTTGTTTGAACATTTCTTATATTCATTAtgtttttaatactttatttaccgCGCTTATTTAGTTCTTCTACGTGAATTGCATCATTTGAATCTTATACAAAAATTTTGGTCTATACAATTTATGTGTTCTTAACTAATATAATACTTTTTCAATTTTTATTGCCGAAACCCGCAAATtttgcgggtcttaagctagtatatatataaaagagagtGTTAATTAGCCTAATTGTCATCAAATGCTTTAAAAACGGAATTAATGACAACTGTTAATTACAGGTGTCAAATTAGGACTAATTTTGATTAAAAGGCATCTATTAAATAAAAATACGTATTACATTAAAAGTATTAGTATCTCAACATTAAAACTAACAACCCGGTaatatagaaaataataataataaaaataataaacacAGAACAATAACCACGAACTCTTTCCCCAAACAAACCCTAACAACCCACAATTATCGAACAAAATTAAAGATGTATTTTCAGCTTTGATCAACGGATAAGGAAAATCAATGGCTGTAATCAAAAGATTTCAATCCCAGCTAATCAATCGTATAGATGATCTTATCTGCAATTCTAATTTCTCCACCAATTCATGGGAACGATGATTTTATCTTCTTTATTAAAAACAAAGCGTACAACGATATCGATGGAAGCATAATTTTCAGGTTTGATTCAAatattgttacattcattgatcatTGATTTGAATAATATTTGCCataatattattatttgaattTACTAATTTAAGATGATGGTAGATCTCAAGTTTCAAAATGAGTATTTGAAGTCTTAGTTCCAGGACCTGAAGAACGTATACAGAGAGTCAAGCATAAGCATTTGACTGAAATGGGACTTGTGAATATTCAAAAGAGTTGAATGAAAAAATAGAAGCTTTGAACAGAGAACTCGTAATAGAAAGACAAACATGAAGTGCTGCAGAGGCAGCTCTGGAGCATCTTCGAGCAGAATACTCACGGAAGCTGATTCAAAGTCTCAAGAGCTTGCTGCTAAATTGACCGAAGGTTGTATTAAATTCCGATTTATCCTTTGACTATTGTATCTTGCTTTTCAATGTATGAGCACACTCTATGCTATTGGTTTTGCTGACTTTATTGATCTTGGTAAAATGTATACTATTGTTTATGGACACAGCTCAGAAGAGTCGGGAACAAGTAAAAGAACGTGATGCGAAATACTTCAAGCTTGATTCTAAGTTGAACAGGCTTCACAAGCGAGCAAAACAACGATTCCAAAAATTTCAGAAGCTAATTTTAATTGTGGGCCCTTTACAGTGATAACTAATAAGATTGTATATATAcggttaatttttatttttatgtcaGACTTTGTGTATTGACTCAAATTGGTTATTACAGATCTTTTTTAGGAGAAAGATGACCTTAAGGCTTAGTATCGTGAAGTCAACAAAAAGTAAAAGCA
The window above is part of the Rutidosis leptorrhynchoides isolate AG116_Rl617_1_P2 chromosome 1, CSIRO_AGI_Rlap_v1, whole genome shotgun sequence genome. Proteins encoded here:
- the LOC139862352 gene encoding uncharacterized protein; amino-acid sequence: MKCCRGSSGASSSRILTEADSKSQELAAKLTEAQKSREQVKERDAKYFKLDSKLNRLHKRAKQRFQKFQKLILIIFFRRKMTLRLSIVKSTKSKSRLRCSCQNYNKSLIAHANMLMRHSKQSILRDNNCEVQTIGT